A region from the Hydra vulgaris chromosome 08, alternate assembly HydraT2T_AEP genome encodes:
- the LOC100200796 gene encoding uncharacterized protein LOC100200796, whose translation MDSQCNYDLVEEAGLQRLGTSRRKSATEKKLENLLKTAQPLQTNKMTRQMTFPHVVKEASKLNEVIRPVKLLQDDHFVESAGLQRISMSSKKSKTEKLLEKSLNTTPDHVICNTPSDKIPDKLSLENKENKTVSALDSGLGTQTEKVDERLGERVETEGTELGTALTERSQNLSLYRLKNIDPPTPAKGNRISSRTQNLFQQYKVDIENSKADLLKRETTKELREIRLQYQNSTIENEREIEAARKERMEAERLIKFSSNRSIFAN comes from the exons atGGATTCTCAATGCAACTACGATCTTGTCGAAGAAGCCGGTTTGCAAAGACTTGGAACAAGTCGAAGAAAATCAgctactgaaaaaaaattag aaaatttattgaaGACTGCACAACCgcttcaaacaaataaaatgactCGTCAAATGACGTTCCCTCATGTGGTTAAAGAAGCATCGAAATTAAACGAGGTTATAAGACCTGTTAAACTACTGCAAGATGATCATTTTGTAGAATCAGCGGGTCTGCAGAGAATTTCAATGAgctctaaaaaatctaaaacagaGAAGTTATTGGAAAAATCTCTTAACACAACGCCAGATCATGTTATATGTAACACTCCCTCCGATAAAATCCCTGACAAACTATCTCTTGAAAAta AAGAGAATAAAACCGTTAGTGCTCTGGACAGTGGGTTGGGCACACAAACAGAAAAAGTTGATGAAAGACTAGGTGAACGAGTTGAAACTGAAGGCACGGAGTTAGGAACTGCTTTAACAGAACGCTCGCAAAATCTTTCATTGTATCGTCTTAAAAACATTGACCCTCCTACACCAGCTAAAGGAAACCGCATATCAAGTAGAACACAAAATTTGTTTCAGCAATATAAAGTTGATATAGAGAACAGCAAAGCCGATTTGTTAAAGCGGGAGACAACAAAAGAACTGCGCGAAATACGATTGCAATATCAAAACAGTACGATTGAAAACGAACGCGAAATTGAAGCAGCAAGAAAAGAACGAATGGAAGCAGAACgcctaataaaattttcttctaaTCGCTCTATTTTTGCAAATTAA